A stretch of Pseudolysobacter antarcticus DNA encodes these proteins:
- a CDS encoding MBL fold metallo-hydrolase gives MLMFGTAMLAQAAETKLTLDVYNPGDRAIFQVSSTLVAGAHDAVLIDAQFAKADARALVDKIRASGKNLTTVYISHGDPDFYFGLDTIHAAFPQAKILATPQTIAHIKASGTAKLAYWGPILGANAPQQIIVPEPVHGDSIELEGRKLAIIGLDGATPDRTFVWIAPLKAVVGGIPVFAGEYVWMADTQTPQSHTEWLATLAHIEKLSPSVVVPGHFAAGAAQTIEAVYFTRDYIKAYDAETATAKDSAALIAAMQKRYPALRGQASLELSAKVSKGEMQWP, from the coding sequence ATGCTGATGTTTGGCACTGCGATGCTGGCGCAGGCTGCAGAAACCAAGCTGACGCTGGACGTTTACAACCCCGGCGACAGGGCGATCTTCCAGGTATCCTCGACGCTCGTTGCAGGCGCACACGATGCGGTATTGATCGATGCTCAATTCGCCAAGGCGGACGCCAGGGCACTGGTCGATAAAATTCGTGCCTCCGGCAAAAACCTGACCACGGTCTATATCAGTCACGGCGATCCGGATTTCTATTTCGGCCTCGATACAATTCATGCGGCTTTTCCGCAGGCAAAGATCCTCGCCACGCCGCAGACGATCGCGCATATCAAGGCCAGCGGAACCGCGAAGCTCGCTTACTGGGGACCGATTCTCGGCGCCAATGCGCCGCAACAGATCATCGTGCCCGAACCCGTGCATGGCGACAGCATCGAACTGGAAGGCCGCAAACTCGCGATCATCGGACTGGATGGTGCGACGCCGGACCGCACGTTTGTATGGATCGCTCCGCTCAAGGCAGTAGTGGGCGGCATCCCGGTATTTGCCGGCGAATATGTATGGATGGCGGATACGCAAACGCCGCAATCGCACACAGAATGGCTGGCTACCCTTGCGCACATCGAAAAGCTCAGTCCTAGCGTGGTCGTACCCGGACATTTCGCGGCGGGTGCGGCACAGACCATCGAGGCCGTGTATTTCACGCGCGATTACATCAAGGCTTACGACGCGGAAACCGCGACCGCGAAAGATTCCGCCGCATTGATCGCAGCGATGCAGAAACGTTACCCGGCACTGCGCGGACAAGCCTCGCTTGAACTGAGCGCCAAGGTCAGCAAGGGCGAAATGCAATGGCCCTGA